Proteins from a single region of bacterium:
- a CDS encoding ABC transporter permease, protein MRHLFRTVTLRRYREHPLRTALTLTGVALGVAANIAVQMILATMTDSFSSMIDAVAGKVELQITGGEAGVAEELYERLSRGEAGEKAVPGVAAVIPTIQTVTKFAGENLLILAVDTLNDSAARSYRMTDASGAEVTDPLEFLNAVDTILVARDFANRHGVTADSTIELLTSQGRKPFQVKGFLEAEGPATAFGGNFALMDVYAAQAYFGRAGRFDAIDIVAEKGADVAAVKAALEAELGGAYDVQRPEQRNEGVDAMLANVRMGLLIMTFVVVAMGGFIIFNTITTSVYQRMREIGLLRMLGVTRLGIGAVFAIEGIILGLAGAVLGVAAGYAIGRVTILRYINDITSLLVPANTTHASFDGEMIGSGLAIGLFISLIGALWPSFRAARVSPLDVVRYGPGLSSGQGAQLTRWTVVAGIAAALLAIALFYPPIAKSADGVRAAMAGVLVLAVAVVPLFMRGFLGAFSRVTAAARHALPRMASDNLRRDLGRSAMTVAAFMVALAVMFEIYLFMNSMKREIRDWMDNILQADIFVSSSNAFATRNSVPMDPEMGRELEKIPGVKHAVELRMRLHDYEAERILLLSIDFTDYFNRKRLQFPDGWDEDAAARFRNNEGVLLSQNFVTRTPPLASAKTIRLMTPAGARDVPILGTIVDYASETGTVMLNRGLYLELFRDPLVDTFHVYLKDGADLEGVRHAIDELSGDRFDLFALSNRDFKKAIFEALEQIFALAVSLEILTIVIAVIGIINNLLANVIDRTREIGVLRSLGATRGQVGRIFFVQSGLMGFSGAVIGGVAGLALAHIHLQRLNVLVVGWKMPLHASGPIVAGAFVGSILLAIAAGLLPARRAANLTVRDALKYE, encoded by the coding sequence ATGCGCCATCTTTTTCGCACCGTCACCCTGCGCCGATACCGCGAGCATCCGCTCCGGACCGCCCTGACGCTGACGGGCGTCGCGCTCGGCGTGGCCGCGAACATCGCCGTGCAGATGATCCTCGCGACGATGACCGACTCGTTTTCGTCGATGATCGACGCGGTCGCCGGCAAGGTAGAACTGCAGATCACCGGCGGCGAGGCGGGCGTCGCCGAAGAGCTCTACGAGCGCCTGTCGCGCGGCGAGGCGGGCGAAAAGGCCGTGCCCGGCGTGGCGGCCGTCATCCCCACGATCCAGACCGTTACGAAATTCGCGGGCGAAAACCTGCTGATCCTCGCGGTCGACACCTTGAACGACTCGGCCGCGCGCTCTTATCGCATGACGGACGCGAGCGGCGCCGAAGTGACCGATCCGCTTGAGTTCCTGAACGCGGTGGACACGATTCTCGTGGCGCGCGACTTTGCGAATCGACACGGCGTCACGGCCGATTCCACAATCGAACTTTTGACGAGCCAGGGACGAAAGCCGTTTCAGGTGAAGGGGTTCCTTGAGGCCGAGGGGCCGGCGACGGCGTTCGGCGGCAACTTCGCGTTGATGGATGTATACGCGGCGCAGGCGTATTTCGGACGCGCGGGACGCTTTGACGCCATCGACATTGTCGCCGAAAAGGGCGCGGACGTTGCGGCGGTGAAGGCCGCTCTCGAGGCCGAACTTGGCGGCGCCTACGACGTGCAGCGGCCCGAGCAACGCAACGAGGGCGTTGACGCGATGCTCGCCAACGTGCGCATGGGCCTTCTCATCATGACGTTTGTCGTCGTCGCGATGGGCGGGTTCATCATCTTCAACACCATCACGACATCGGTGTACCAGCGCATGCGCGAGATCGGCCTTTTGCGGATGCTCGGCGTGACGCGCCTTGGCATCGGAGCCGTGTTCGCGATCGAGGGCATCATTTTGGGCCTTGCCGGAGCGGTGTTGGGCGTCGCCGCGGGATACGCGATCGGCCGCGTGACGATTCTGCGTTATATCAACGACATCACGAGTCTCCTCGTTCCCGCCAACACGACGCACGCCTCGTTCGATGGAGAGATGATCGGCTCGGGTCTTGCCATCGGCCTTTTCATTTCGCTCATCGGCGCGCTCTGGCCGTCGTTTCGCGCCGCGCGCGTTTCGCCGTTGGACGTTGTGCGTTATGGCCCCGGTCTTTCAAGCGGGCAGGGCGCCCAACTGACGCGGTGGACGGTTGTGGCCGGAATTGCCGCCGCTTTGCTTGCGATCGCGCTTTTCTATCCGCCGATCGCCAAATCCGCCGACGGCGTGCGTGCGGCGATGGCCGGCGTGCTCGTGCTGGCCGTCGCGGTGGTGCCGCTTTTCATGCGCGGATTTCTGGGCGCATTCTCGCGCGTGACGGCCGCCGCGCGGCACGCGCTGCCGCGCATGGCGTCCGATAACCTGCGCCGCGATCTGGGCCGTTCCGCGATGACCGTCGCCGCGTTCATGGTCGCGCTCGCGGTGATGTTCGAGATCTACCTGTTCATGAACTCGATGAAGCGCGAGATCCGCGACTGGATGGACAACATCCTCCAGGCGGACATTTTCGTCAGCTCGTCAAACGCCTTCGCGACGCGCAATTCCGTGCCGATGGATCCCGAAATGGGCCGCGAGCTTGAAAAAATACCCGGCGTCAAACACGCCGTCGAGTTGCGCATGCGCCTTCACGACTACGAGGCCGAGCGTATCCTGTTGCTTTCGATCGATTTCACCGACTATTTCAACCGCAAGCGCCTGCAATTTCCGGACGGATGGGACGAAGACGCGGCGGCGCGCTTTCGCAACAACGAGGGCGTGCTGCTTTCGCAAAACTTCGTGACGCGCACCCCGCCGCTGGCGAGCGCGAAAACGATCCGCCTGATGACGCCCGCCGGCGCGCGGGACGTGCCGATCCTGGGGACCATCGTCGATTACGCCTCGGAGACCGGTACGGTCATGCTGAATCGCGGCCTGTATCTGGAACTGTTCCGCGATCCTCTTGTCGATACGTTCCACGTTTACCTGAAAGACGGCGCCGATCTCGAAGGCGTGCGCCACGCGATCGACGAATTGTCGGGCGATCGCTTCGACCTGTTCGCGCTGTCCAACCGCGATTTCAAGAAGGCGATCTTCGAGGCGCTCGAACAAATCTTCGCGCTGGCCGTTTCGCTTGAGATCCTCACGATCGTCATCGCGGTCATCGGCATCATCAACAATCTTCTCGCCAACGTCATCGATCGCACGCGCGAGATCGGCGTGCTTCGCTCACTTGGCGCGACGCGCGGGCAGGTGGGGCGCATCTTTTTCGTGCAGTCGGGGTTGATGGGATTTTCCGGCGCGGTCATCGGAGGCGTCGCGGGACTGGCGCTTGCCCACATCCACCTGCAGCGCCTGAACGTGCTCGTGGTCGGCTGGAAAATGCCGCTGCACGCCTCCGGACCGATTGTCGCCGGCGCGTTCGTCGGGTCGATTCTGCTCGCGATCGCGGCCGGCCTTCTGCCGGCGCGGCGCGCGGCGAACCTGACGGTGCGCGACGCACTGAAGTACGAATGA
- a CDS encoding PLP-dependent aspartate aminotransferase family protein gives MTDKKTKPRFETQCVHTGVKMDTAYNSVTSPIYPSSTFAFIEPGKTAGFDYTRSGNPTRSGLEENLAALEGGCLARATSTGMSAIATSLFLFEAGDHIIAGHDIYGGTYRLFASVAPRMGLKFSFVDMREPAIVRNAISDKTRAIWIETPSNPLLNLVDIAAMVEIARERNLLTFCDNTFCSPALQRPLELGCDVAVHSTTKYINGHSDVVGGALIAREPAIGERIAFLVNALGTACSPFDAFLVLRGVKTLPLRMKAHVENARAVAEFLATHPNVERVYFPGLPDHPQRELAERQMAGPGGMVSFDIKGGAKAAERFVMRLRYFTLAESLGGVESLVEIPSTMSHASMDETARLGAGITPSNIRLSIGIEAASDLVDDLAQALEDH, from the coding sequence ATGACCGACAAGAAAACGAAGCCGCGGTTTGAAACGCAATGCGTCCACACGGGCGTCAAGATGGATACCGCCTACAATTCGGTCACCTCGCCGATTTACCCCAGCTCGACGTTCGCGTTCATCGAGCCGGGCAAGACGGCCGGTTTCGATTACACGCGTTCGGGCAATCCGACGCGCTCGGGTCTTGAGGAAAACCTGGCGGCGCTTGAGGGCGGGTGCCTGGCCCGCGCGACCAGCACCGGCATGTCGGCGATCGCGACGTCGCTTTTCCTGTTCGAAGCCGGCGACCACATCATCGCCGGCCACGATATCTACGGCGGCACCTACCGCCTGTTTGCGAGCGTCGCGCCGCGCATGGGGCTGAAGTTTTCGTTCGTGGACATGCGCGAGCCGGCGATCGTGCGTAACGCCATCAGCGACAAGACGCGCGCCATCTGGATCGAGACGCCCTCGAATCCGCTGCTCAACCTTGTGGACATCGCCGCGATGGTCGAGATCGCGCGCGAGCGAAATCTCCTGACGTTCTGCGACAACACCTTTTGCAGCCCCGCGCTCCAGCGCCCGCTGGAACTTGGCTGCGATGTCGCGGTCCACTCGACGACCAAATACATCAACGGCCACAGCGATGTCGTGGGCGGGGCGCTCATCGCGCGCGAGCCCGCGATCGGCGAGCGCATCGCGTTTCTGGTGAACGCGCTTGGAACGGCGTGCTCGCCGTTCGACGCCTTTCTCGTTCTGCGCGGCGTGAAGACGCTGCCGCTGCGCATGAAGGCGCACGTGGAGAACGCGCGGGCGGTCGCCGAATTCCTCGCGACGCATCCGAATGTCGAGCGCGTGTATTTTCCGGGCCTGCCCGATCACCCCCAGCGTGAATTGGCCGAGCGGCAGATGGCCGGGCCCGGCGGCATGGTGTCGTTTGACATCAAGGGCGGCGCCAAGGCGGCCGAGCGCTTTGTCATGCGCCTTCGTTATTTCACCCTGGCCGAGTCGCTTGGCGGCGTCGAATCGCTCGTGGAAATTCCTTCCACTATGAGCCACGCGTCCATGGACGAGACGGCACGTCTGGGGGCCGGGATCACGCCATCGAATATCCGGCTTTCGATCGGCATCGAGGCCGCGTCCGACCTCGTCGACGACCTTGCGCAGGCGCTCGAGGACCACTGA
- the malQ gene encoding 4-alpha-glucanotransferase — MPPPATIDAIARVFETSGNPDRALAPPALVVREGEPIACPLADAHPGERIVWRLWEESGALRCGDAAAESHGNSGVRLIVAAQPASGYHRLVIHRDGAAPPPGYFTRLIVVPRRAFEPSAIAKDSRVWGFSTQLYALRSERNWGIGDFSDLARLCEIAGDLGADVVGVSPLHALFPHKPSHASPYSPSSRNFLNTLFIDVESAPGFADSGAARALISSPRFQRRLSTARRSKLVNYERVADLKRAALAAAWDGFRAAHLDTDSPLAAEFGAYCEDGGAPLRLFALHEALREAMHGEDSANWGWPAWPNAYLQPFGARINAFLLERRDEIFYHAWLQWVADRQLGEAARRCFERGLGLGLYLDIAVSVAEDGAEAWAHQDAFALGMSVGAPPDDFNRLGQNWGVPPWNPRRLQSARYEPFIRLLRRNMRHAGAIRLDHVMSLMRLFWIPRGAAANEGAYVEYPLADLVGIVALESVRNACLVIGEDLGTVPEEVRTALADAGVLSYRVFWFEREADGAFRAPGALEKNALIAASTHDLPTIAGYLRERDIDWRAKLNLFPQASGEAAARADRREEKRRLVRALHAQRLGEGVTERSAAGKRAPAAKLSRDIHAYLASGPSKVLAVQWEDVLGVVDQPNLPGTIDEHPNWRARLPIDIEDIPGDSRVARHVAAIRARREPSRG; from the coding sequence GTGCCGCCGCCGGCGACGATCGACGCCATTGCGCGCGTTTTCGAGACGTCCGGCAACCCCGATCGCGCGCTCGCGCCGCCGGCGCTGGTCGTTCGGGAGGGCGAACCGATCGCCTGCCCGCTCGCCGATGCGCATCCGGGCGAGCGCATCGTGTGGCGGCTTTGGGAGGAAAGCGGCGCCTTGCGTTGCGGCGACGCGGCGGCGGAGTCTCACGGCAATTCGGGAGTCCGGCTGATCGTCGCCGCGCAACCCGCGTCCGGATATCACCGCCTCGTCATCCATCGCGACGGCGCCGCGCCGCCGCCGGGATATTTCACGCGGCTCATCGTCGTGCCTCGCCGCGCGTTCGAACCTTCGGCCATCGCCAAAGATTCGCGTGTCTGGGGATTTTCGACGCAACTCTACGCCCTGCGTTCGGAGCGAAACTGGGGTATCGGCGACTTTTCGGATCTGGCGCGCCTTTGCGAGATCGCCGGCGACCTCGGCGCGGACGTTGTCGGGGTTTCGCCGCTGCACGCGCTTTTTCCGCATAAGCCCTCTCACGCGAGCCCCTACAGCCCCTCGAGCCGCAATTTTCTCAACACGCTTTTCATCGACGTGGAGTCCGCTCCGGGATTCGCGGATTCCGGCGCCGCGCGCGCGTTGATTTCCTCGCCGCGCTTTCAAAGGCGATTGTCCACCGCGCGTCGCTCGAAGCTTGTCAATTACGAACGGGTCGCCGACCTGAAACGCGCCGCGCTGGCGGCGGCGTGGGACGGTTTTCGCGCCGCGCATCTCGATACGGACTCACCGCTGGCGGCCGAGTTTGGTGCGTATTGCGAGGATGGAGGCGCCCCGTTGCGGCTCTTTGCGCTTCACGAGGCGTTGCGCGAGGCGATGCACGGGGAGGACTCCGCAAACTGGGGGTGGCCGGCGTGGCCCAACGCGTATCTCCAACCGTTTGGCGCGCGGATCAACGCCTTCCTTCTGGAGAGGCGCGACGAGATTTTCTACCACGCGTGGTTGCAATGGGTCGCGGATCGGCAACTCGGCGAGGCCGCGCGGCGCTGTTTCGAGCGCGGGCTTGGACTTGGGCTTTACCTCGACATCGCCGTCAGCGTCGCCGAGGACGGCGCGGAGGCGTGGGCGCATCAGGACGCCTTCGCGCTCGGCATGTCGGTCGGCGCGCCGCCCGACGATTTCAATCGGCTCGGGCAAAATTGGGGCGTTCCGCCGTGGAATCCCCGGCGCCTTCAATCCGCGCGTTACGAACCGTTCATCCGCCTGCTGCGGCGCAACATGCGTCACGCGGGCGCGATCCGGCTCGATCACGTCATGAGCCTGATGCGCCTGTTCTGGATCCCGCGCGGCGCGGCGGCCAACGAAGGCGCGTACGTCGAATATCCGCTGGCCGATCTTGTGGGAATCGTCGCGCTCGAGAGCGTGCGAAACGCGTGTCTTGTGATCGGCGAGGATCTCGGCACCGTGCCCGAAGAGGTGCGGACGGCGCTTGCCGACGCGGGTGTGCTCTCGTACCGCGTGTTCTGGTTTGAGCGCGAGGCCGACGGCGCGTTTCGCGCTCCCGGCGCGCTTGAAAAAAATGCGCTTATCGCCGCATCGACGCACGACCTGCCGACGATCGCCGGATATCTGCGCGAGCGCGATATCGACTGGCGCGCGAAGCTGAACTTGTTTCCCCAGGCAAGCGGCGAGGCGGCCGCGCGCGCCGACCGGCGCGAGGAGAAAAGGCGCCTTGTGCGCGCGTTGCACGCGCAAAGATTGGGCGAGGGTGTCACCGAGCGATCCGCGGCCGGCAAGCGCGCCCCCGCCGCGAAACTATCGCGCGACATCCACGCGTATCTCGCGTCGGGTCCGTCGAAGGTGCTCGCCGTGCAGTGGGAAGACGTGCTCGGCGTCGTCGATCAGCCGAATCTGCCCGGCACGATCGACGAACACCCGAACTGGCGCGCCAGGCTGCCGATCGATATCGAGGACATTCCGGGCGATTCGCGCGTCGCCAGGCACGTCGCGGCGATCCGCGCGCGGCGCGAGCCGTCGCGGGGATAG